In Harpia harpyja isolate bHarHar1 chromosome 12, bHarHar1 primary haplotype, whole genome shotgun sequence, a single window of DNA contains:
- the LOC128149655 gene encoding translation initiation factor IF-2-like yields the protein MVWHGTAPPRPALSPRSEPCWALSPRAESGRRRGTARCPDGRPGPGEGSTSRRRPGPRIPKGPVSLRGSAGPQPAARPLQAARHEGAAAASLPVRRLVSRLRSPNTTAAAGRNPRPREEGARVEGGTASTPHPRRRRSAAPRSRRERRAGQLLPATFPPPSTTRVHVRGVCAPVYRRGPGAGQPRPAGASGRSGVSAAATAEAGGRSHRGRGGLGAPPSPPPPARPDLTRGGRRLPQAPPASPLRARPRGARGEARSPEAEPRSPPDRLLGRARVDGRGKRFPSFSPSYRADGFVRGRISHRPAPAAWAGQRPESRCPAARG from the exons ATGGTATGGCACGGCACCGCACCGCCCCGTCCCGCGTTGTCGCCGCGGTCCGAGCCGTGCTGGGCCCTCTCGCCGCGGGCAGagagcggccggcggcggggaaCTGCTCGGTGCCCCgacggccgccccggccccggggaggggagcacCAGCCGGAGGCGGCCCGGACCTCGCATCCCTAAGGGCCCCGTGTCACTCCGGGGCTCCGCGGGGCCGCAGCCCGCCGCCCGACCCCTCCAGGCTGCCAGGCACGAAGGGGCAGCCGCTGCCTCGCTGCCCGTAAGGCGCTTGGTCTCCCGGCTCCGCTCCCCGAACACCA CCGCCGCTGCGGGCCGCAACCCCCGTCCACGCGAGGAGGGGGCACGAGTGGAGGGGGGCACTGCCTCGACCCCTCACCCGCGGAGGAGAAGGAGCGCAGCCCCTCGCTCCCGCCGTGAGAGACGGGCTGGGCAGTTACTGCCAGCCACTTTTCCCCCGCCTTCAACGACGCGCGTCCATGTGCGTGGCGTGTGCGCGCCCGTGTATCGCCGTGGGCCCGGCGCAGGGCAGCCTCGGCCGGCCGGTGCCAGCGGCCGTTCCGGGGTATCCGCAGCCGCCACCGCGGAGGCCGGGGGCCGGTCGCACCGGGGCAGGGGCGGCCTGGGCgcgccgccctccccccccccccccgcccgccccgacCTGACCCGAGGCGGCCGGCGGCTCCCGCAAGCGCCTCCCGCttccccgctccgcgcccggccccgTGGAGCTCGCGGGGAAGCCCGGAGCCCCGAAGccgagccccgctcccccccggaCAGGCTCCTGGGCCGGGCTCGGGTGGACGGGCGAGGAAAGCG gtttccctccttctccccctcctacAGAGCGGACGGGTTTGTGCGGGGGCGGATCTCGCACCGACCGGCCCCGGCCGCCTGGGCAGGGCAGAGACCCGAGAGCCGCTgcccggcggcgcggggctga